In a single window of the Flavobacterium sp. W4I14 genome:
- a CDS encoding uncharacterized protein YgiM (DUF1202 family) (product_source=COG3103; cath_funfam=2.30.30.40; cleavage_site_network=SignalP-noTM; cog=COG3103; pfam=PF08239; smart=SM00287; superfamily=50044; transmembrane_helix_parts=Outside_1_3,TMhelix_4_20,Inside_21_195,TMhelix_196_215,Outside_216_224,TMhelix_225_244,Inside_245_326): MTRIFFLLIALFIFTNRLNAQETYRVKADKLRVRESSDPKSKVIGNIAQNENITVLDANNAKFYKVKFKNREGWVSKDFIEKIAPAAKPATPQANTPQPATTLQTAASADMYRVTADDLRVRQQADPKSKIVGYLPKDENVAVIDSSNTSFYKIKVTNGEGWVSKEFLVRISPVKAAAEKTSIAASVPQENKDYTNVIFFAVVALILITILYFSIKYASGNKFLIGFSVIVILVTGYFCYITFIQAKVVTGTFASNEDIQYKTFNFKSKDSVTVTDAYTDSIFTSKYVIEGDMIKLYDQQNTIMLLIRDDQTLIGEGFTRGTFTKK; the protein is encoded by the coding sequence ATGACTAGAATTTTCTTCCTCCTCATCGCTCTTTTTATTTTTACTAACCGTTTAAATGCACAAGAAACGTATCGTGTTAAGGCAGATAAATTGCGTGTAAGGGAAAGTAGCGATCCGAAAAGTAAGGTTATTGGAAATATTGCTCAAAATGAAAACATTACGGTTTTAGATGCCAACAATGCCAAATTCTACAAAGTAAAGTTTAAAAACCGCGAAGGCTGGGTAAGCAAAGATTTCATCGAAAAAATTGCTCCTGCTGCTAAACCAGCAACTCCTCAGGCAAATACTCCGCAGCCTGCTACTACCCTACAAACTGCAGCAAGCGCCGACATGTATCGTGTTACTGCCGACGATTTACGCGTAAGGCAACAAGCTGACCCGAAAAGCAAAATTGTGGGATACCTGCCTAAAGATGAAAATGTTGCCGTAATTGATTCATCAAATACAAGCTTCTATAAAATTAAGGTTACCAATGGTGAAGGATGGGTGAGTAAAGAGTTTTTAGTCAGGATTTCTCCTGTAAAAGCAGCAGCCGAAAAAACAAGCATTGCAGCATCGGTACCTCAAGAAAACAAAGATTATACGAACGTTATCTTTTTTGCGGTTGTGGCCTTAATACTGATTACCATTTTATACTTTTCGATCAAATATGCCAGCGGCAATAAATTTTTGATCGGTTTTTCGGTAATCGTAATTCTGGTAACCGGGTATTTCTGCTACATTACTTTTATACAGGCAAAAGTGGTAACAGGTACCTTTGCCAGCAATGAAGATATACAATACAAAACCTTCAATTTTAAATCGAAAGATTCGGTAACCGTTACCGATGCTTATACTGATTCCATTTTCACCTCGAAATACGTTATTGAGGGTGATATGATCAAACTTTACGATCAACAGAACACCATAATGCTATTAATCAGAGATGATCAAACATTAATTGGCGAAGGTTTTACGCGAGGGACTTTTACGAAAAAATAG
- a CDS encoding hypothetical protein (product_source=Hypo-rule applied; smart=SM01273; superfamily=101931): MSTPYFFGSSSPAIAYSPHYAAGYSAPSGLKTRAVHKYLPNVPTERNTNNIGYLLPSKRPDGTARKFAKVTGSASICKSPN, encoded by the coding sequence ATGAGCACCCCGTATTTCTTCGGGAGCAGCAGCCCTGCTATCGCTTATAGTCCTCACTACGCTGCGGGCTATTCCGCTCCATCAGGTTTAAAAACAAGGGCTGTGCACAAATACCTACCAAACGTTCCTACAGAACGAAACACAAATAACATCGGTTATTTGCTACCTAGCAAGCGTCCCGATGGGACGGCACGTAAATTTGCTAAAGTTACCGGCTCGGCTTCAATTTGCAAATCGCCCAATTAG